The following are encoded together in the Citrus sinensis cultivar Valencia sweet orange chromosome 1, DVS_A1.0, whole genome shotgun sequence genome:
- the LOC102617986 gene encoding uncharacterized protein LOC102617986, translating into MGQEDQTQKCSNSSSGNCSGGGLGNIVRSAKKQKPKKVPQRGLGVAQLERIRIEEQKRKDASLTASSNQPCSSSISSPNSMFMPSSCSSVIQNIEILNSKANTVPSTNNPAGCSSSSVSIHHGHAANVHKLHNSCDYSLEKESAGVDPGLNFRSNFNNLPFDSVPVWPFPSSMQRPQLFLHPSSSMVFESSSATSSSSIINFQMEPPSNQSYYSNNYPPMWPEEDKMVGMKRPYPFSIDHPPAFSTLHYKIPPIVHPRVISRSEDSASCGRGHTLIFEPGFAMSREGSSCSAFMLEPNNSKKSIKENGVLNGGFLTLAPPTSTSLCQGSKFKRPPHFLAFTNSEFPDFELLPYQGSVVDQMHRPGQNQRQPYYSFFPQSMAQTGQATSTMTNCNNGEVGESVDLNLKL; encoded by the exons ATGGGTCAGGAAGATCAAACGCAAAAGTGCAGCAATAGTAGTAGCGGTAATTGTAGTGGTGGTGGTCTTGGTAATATTGTTAGATCtgcaaaaaaacaaaagcctAAAAAAGTACCACAAAGAGGACTTGGTGTGGCACAACTTGAAAGAATTAGAATAGAAgaacaaaaaaggaaagatGCATCATTAACCGCATCTTCAAATCAACCTTGctcttcttcaatttcatcACCAAATTCAATGTTTATGCCTTCTTCTTGTTCATCAGTCatccaaaatattgaaattctgaattcaaaagcaaatacTGTTCCATCGACAAATAATCCTGCTGGTTGTTCATCATCAAGTGTTTCAATTCATCATGGACATGCTGCAAATGTTCATAAATTGCATAATTCTTGTGATTATAGCCTCGAAAAAGAGAGCGCTGGGGTGGATCCGGGATTGAATTTTcgatcaaattttaataatttgccTTTTGACTCGGTCCCAGTTTGGCCTTTCCCTAGCTCGATGCAAAGACCACAGCTATTCCTGCATCCTTCTTCTTCAATG GTGTTTGAATCTTCATCAGcaacttcatcatcatctataataaattttcagatGGAGCCCCCTTCAAACCAAAGCTATTATAGCAATAATTATCCACCTATGTGGCCAGAGGAAGATAAG ATGGTTGGCATGAAGAGGCCATATCCTTTTTCTATTGACCATCCACCAGCATTCTCAACTTTGCACTACAAAATACCACCCATTGTTCATCCCAGAGTGATCAGCAGATCAGAAGACTCAGCTTCATGTGGCAGAGGACACACACTCATTTTTGAACCCGGTTTCGCAATGTCCAG AGAAGGCTCTTCATGCTCAGCGTTCATGTTAGAGCCTAATAATTCCAAGAaaagcataaaagaaaatggggTTCTGAATGGAGGGTTTCTCACATTAGCTCCTCCCACAAGTACTTCATTGTGTCAAGGATCAAAATTCAAGCGCCCTCCACATTTTCTAGCTTTCACCAATAGTGAATTCCCTGATTTTGAATTGTTACCTTATCAA GGAAGTGTTGTAGATCAAATGCATCGGCCGGGCCAAAATCAAAGGCAGCCTTACTATAGCTTCTTCCCACAATCAATGGCTCAAACTGGCCAAGCAACAAGCACAATGACGAATTGTAACAATGGTGAAGTAGGTGAAAGTGTTGATCTCAATTTGAAGTTATAA